A segment of the Amycolatopsis thermophila genome:
TCGACGTGGAACTGTTCGACGAGAACGCCCGGAAGATCAACCCCGGCGTGGAGGTCCTGCGGGTGTCGGCGACGCGCGGGACCGGGCTGGCGGACTGGTTCGGGTGGCTGCGCGAGCGCGCGGGATGAGGTGGTGATGAGCACGGACAGCGTGGAGGTCCGGCGCACGGCGATCGCCGGCCCGCCCGGTGGTCAGGGCGGGGGACGCGCGGAGTCCGCGGTAGCAGGACGACGGGCCGCCTGCGATCGGTGAGCGGCGCGGTATCGTCCACTTCGCACAGTCGGCTCAGTTCGCTCGCGCGGGCCGGCGGATCACGGTGTCGCGAGGTCCGCCGCGTCGTACTTGCACGCCGCGTTCCACAGGAGGAACGAGTCCATCCCGTTCTCGCGCGCCCCGTCGAGCTGGGCGCGGATCTGCTCCGGTCCATAGTGGACCTTCATGCTGAACGCCTGGATCCACGGGATGATCACCGCCTGCGTGCCGGCCGCCTGCTGGGCGAACGCGGCCAGCGACCGTTGTGTGATGTCGTGCGGCTCGGATTCCGGGTCGGCCACCCCGTACTCGCCCGCGCCCCAGTGCGACGGGTAGATCATCGGCGCGATGTAGTCCACGCGGCGGGCCATCTTGGCGATGTCCTGCCCGATCTGCGTCGGCCGGTTGACCGCTATCCCGAACACCGAAGCGCCGACGAACGCGCCCTCCGCCCGCACCGCGTTGCGGCTCTCGTCCAAGAAGTCCGCGACGGCGTCCTCCGGCGTGCCCTGCAGGCCGGGGAACCGCAGCTGCTCGATGGGTCCTTCGGGCCGCCGGACGTAGTCGTAGAGGACGTCGTCGAACCCGGCCCGCGCGGCCTCGGCCGCCAGCGCGATGTTGTACTCGCGCACCTCACGGTTGGCGAAGTTCGTGAACGCGTACTCGCCGTACCCGCTGGCCCACGGCTGGCCGTCGGCGCTCTGCACGACCCGGTCGCGCTTGCCGGACTCCCACGAGGCCCGCGCCAGGATCGGGTCCCGGAACGCCACCAGCCGCCCGACGACCCGGATGCCCTCCTTGTGCAGCTGCTCGACGACCCCGTGCAGGTCGTAGTAGTTCTTCGAGGCGCCGATCTCCCGCGCGAGCGGCACCTGCGAGGCGTACCCGACCTCGCCGCTCTCGTCCTTGATGTCCAGCTCGATCGTGTCGATCAGCCCGTCCCGCGCCATCTGCAGCACCGGGTCGCGCAACGCCGGCGCCGTCCACGCCTGCGCGGTCATGTGCACGCCGCGCATGCCGGGGTGCCGGGCCAGCACCGGCACCCGCCCGGCCGCGCGGTTGCCCGCCGCGTCCTGCGCGCCGATCTCGATCTTCGCCGGCGGGGTCGGGACGGTGGCGGTGAAGTTGCCGAACTCGTTGACCTTCACCTCTTCGCCCTGCACCGTGACCTTGTCGGCGCCCTTGGCCGTGCCGCGCAGCGTCACCGGCTTGCGCGGGTCGTTGATCTCGACGGGCTGGAACGACAGCTCGGGAGCGGTGTTGTCCACGCTGAACGTGCGGGTCACCTCGGCGTCCGGCAGTCCCGGAACCTCGTTCGGCAGCCGGGCGACGAGCGTGTGCTGGCCGTCGTCGATCTTCAGCGGCGGGAGGACCAGACGTCCGCCGTCACGCTTGGTGGCCACCGGCTGGTCGTCCAGGGTGACCGCCACCCGGTCGAGGTCGCTGTCGCGCGCCGCCGTCACCCGGATGTCGCGCAGGGACTCCGCGTTCGTGGTCACCTTGTCCCCGAGCCCCTGGATGGCGAGCCCGAACGGCAGCGACCCCACCACCACCGGGGCGAGGGCGACGGCGATGGTCGCGACGATCACGACGAGGACGAGGACCGAGTTCTCCGAGCGCGTGTGGTGCCTGCCCATGTACCCCTCCCGTGCCGGTGCCGAGCAGGAGGCACATTCCCCGGTTCGATCGGGTCATGCGGGATTCCATCCCTTCGGGTTACACCCCGTTGCCTCCGCGCTACGGACGGCGCACGTTGGAAGGCGTGACACCCAAACTGGCTTCCCTCGTCGCGGTCCTGTTCCTGGCCACGGGATGCACGACGGTCGTGACCGGCCAGCCGCACGAGCAACGCGACGGCGCGCGGGAGTGGGCCGCCTTCGCCCCGCTGCGCTCACCGGACGCGCCCGCCGCGCCGGCCGATCCGGCCGCGGTCCGGGCGAACGAGCTGGGCCACGTCCCCGTGCTCATGTACCACCGCATCGTGGCCGAGCCGGAGTCGGTGTACGACCGCACCCCGGACGACTTCCGGGCCGAGCTGGAGCGGCTCGACCGGGAGGGCTACGTCCCGGTGCCGGCCGCCGACTTCACCGCGGGCCGTCTCGACGTGCCCGCGGGCAAGCACCCGGTGGTGATCACCTTCGACGACGGCGACCCGA
Coding sequences within it:
- a CDS encoding putative glycoside hydrolase; this translates as MGRHHTRSENSVLVLVVIVATIAVALAPVVVGSLPFGLAIQGLGDKVTTNAESLRDIRVTAARDSDLDRVAVTLDDQPVATKRDGGRLVLPPLKIDDGQHTLVARLPNEVPGLPDAEVTRTFSVDNTAPELSFQPVEINDPRKPVTLRGTAKGADKVTVQGEEVKVNEFGNFTATVPTPPAKIEIGAQDAAGNRAAGRVPVLARHPGMRGVHMTAQAWTAPALRDPVLQMARDGLIDTIELDIKDESGEVGYASQVPLAREIGASKNYYDLHGVVEQLHKEGIRVVGRLVAFRDPILARASWESGKRDRVVQSADGQPWASGYGEYAFTNFANREVREYNIALAAEAARAGFDDVLYDYVRRPEGPIEQLRFPGLQGTPEDAVADFLDESRNAVRAEGAFVGASVFGIAVNRPTQIGQDIAKMARRVDYIAPMIYPSHWGAGEYGVADPESEPHDITQRSLAAFAQQAAGTQAVIIPWIQAFSMKVHYGPEQIRAQLDGARENGMDSFLLWNAACKYDAADLATP